The Coffea arabica cultivar ET-39 chromosome 10e, Coffea Arabica ET-39 HiFi, whole genome shotgun sequence region gggCAGAAGTGGCATCATTCGTTGCATAGCCTGCTCGTGTCCAAAACAATGGAAAACGATTCCGTGTCACGTGGCTTGCGCTGTGATGCACCTTTAACTCTACCAGGCGGCCAACCGTAGAATCGTCCGCCACAAGTCTACACCACATCCCAGCATTGTCCCCCCAATTCTCCAGACGTGCGTGTACATGCAAATACCATAAAATTTGTGTGTAACCAGAGATGTTCCCACCTCCACGGTCTTTGAGACCAGCACCAAAAACAAGTCCCACTTTACAGAGTCTTTGAGATagaaaattagttaattagatagagtattatttaaaataattactgtaacacttaaaaggtgattgaaaatataaaaaggtgaattgaaaaatgtatttataatgcaagtaaaatattatttgaagaAATCTGCCATCCAAACACTTAAAAGTGAAGGACTCAACACAATAGCGCTTTTAATAACACAATAGCTCCTTTAAAAAAATTGCTACTGAAATCAAAAGTTTAATTCCAATGTAACTGTCTAATTCCATACCTGAAGTTGGAATGAGAATGAAAACAAGACTAATAAATTGGTGGCAtacaatgaaacaaaaaaaaaaaaaagagaaaagggcaAAAAGGTAAACAAATAatcctaaaaagggaaaagggcAAAAAGGTAGACAAATAACTGCTAGAACAGGAAGAGGAGAGGGGGACAAAAAAAGAACAAACtatgtgtgtttggatagtagattatttgagataatttttaaaaaatatatattataatattttttttaatgtgatatatatgagataaaaaataattaaaaaatatgttgatgatgcaaataaataaaaatttgtaaataaacaagaaaatcttaGAGAAGCCGTTGAGAACCCTCCAGGGGCAAATAGGGAAagtttgtgatgtaagattaCACCAATTGCTTACTGCCGAGGCTCTTCCGCATTACTGCAGGTTGTGAttcccaaaaaataaaacaaaataaaagaagtttctttttttattgATATAAATCACAAGTATCCGTAtctttgttttaatttgttattaattttgttaaaaaaagatTGGCTCTTTGCAGCGATGCTTTTACAACGTTGTCGTTCTTATTTTCATAGATTTTAAACAGCATCCTTGACAAAGTTCTTGAAAATtctttctcaaaaaaaatttttttttttttgcaatgtaATAAAGGAAAGAGACCCTCACCAGCCTCTCCCCTCCcactctgaaaaaaaaaaaagaatagaaaagaaaaaagacatgAAAGTGGTTGTTGTTATTGCTGCTGTCCTAGCAGTTACCCTAGCGCACAAGCCaaccttccttttcttttgatataCACCCACAGGCTACTTCTTCTATTCCCGCAACTACCCTTTTTTATAGtttctctcctttctttccatttctATTTGTTGTACATTTGTTTCTGTCCGAAGCCTGAATCCCCAACAGCTGTTTGTTTTTTAACAGTACATCTTTTGTTTGGCTTGTGTTCTTCAACTGGTTCTTTTCTAGTTGCTGCATCACTCTCTAGTCCTAAACTCTCTCTCCAGCTCTGTGAAAAAACAACAAATATTAGCCCAACCGTTTTCAAGTAAAACCCAATCTTTTTTGTTTACCACCATTTTacttctttcttattttttttttgactgtGCTTCTCCAATGGAAACTGCTGCTCCTGCTAACCATTCTGGGGAAGATAAGGATTGCTGTGTGAAAGTTGCAGTCCATATTAGGCCACTTATAGGAGATGAAAGGCTCCAGGGTTGCAAAGATTGTGTAACAGTGGTGCCTGGAAAGCCTCAGGTACAGTCACACACAGTAATGTGGTTGCTGCTTTCTGAGTACTCTGGACTGAATTGTTGAAAAATCGAGATTTTCTGTAATTGGAAACTTTGGTTGATGATTGGAATGCATCCTGAGATCAGCTTTTATTTTCTCTCAATGTTTAGTTTTCTCGGGGGCTTGTGGATCTTAATGTGATTCTCAAATTTTccagaacttttttttttagcttcttTTGCTTGTGGGGAAATCAAGTTGTTGCATGTTGCAGTCTGTGCTGTTTTGTgcgaaaaattttctttttttcccctattAATTGTAGAGGGTGGTCATAAAGTTCCCTTCTTTACATTGCGTATTTGATTCTTTTAGCTTACTTCTTCTTTTCATGGATGATAAGTTTATTCTGTATTCTACGGAGTAACAGAATTATTATCTTGGGAAAATTTTTGAGCTAGCGGTAAGGTCAATGGGCTGtcttcttttctaaatttgattgtGCATTTAGTAGAATGGAGCGCTGATTTCAGTTTCAATGTACTGTAGattgaagaaatgaaattcAGAGAACTCTGTCTATTTTGTAACCTTCTAGTGTTGCCTCCACTCAATGAACTTGAGGTTCAATGGATTAATCTAGATCTACTATTGTGTTATTTCTTATAAATTTTATAACTTTTACCCCCTGAATTTATCTCAATTTAGCAAAATCCAGGTCCAACTAGAGTCATGCATGCTTAGCATTTATCTTATTTATTCATATTCTTGTTAAgataaaatgtaattttttgTGTTCCATCCACCACTGAGATGTTAATTATGCTTCTTGTCTATGGTGTTGTCATCATACGTCTACCTTAttcaatgaaaaaaaaggagtgCACCTTAttcaactttttcccttttttaagCTGGCAGACTACTTTCTGCTATTGGTGCCTGGTGCTCGTTCTGCCACAATAATTCTTCATTATTATGTCTATTCCAtgttgaaaaaaaatcaaaacctaCTTAATTGTCTGCATTTATGCTTATCTCTGAATCCATAATGCTAGATCATCTCCCTATCTTTTGGGACTTATCTCGGAAACATTTAAGTGATGAAGACACGTCCCGTCATCAATAGGATATGTAGTCAAAACATTCGTTTGCTGCAAGTACTTTACTAATTGgggaaatatttttcaaaactaGGCAAAAAATTTGTAAGCTGAGGTTTCTAAGCAGTCAAATTCTTCACAGCAGACACAAGAATTTAGTTATTCATTAGCTTAAAAGGTTTGTTCTCCAAATTCTGCATAAGACAGGATATGGAGTTCATTGTTTTGCAAATCACATGTTCACGACCATAAGCAAAAGTTGACGACATTTAGGACATTATAATGCACCCGTTATCTGCAAgtgatattttctttttcatttgctAGAACTCTGACTCGGTGTTTGTGAGCTCTTCTTGCATCTCTTTTTGGATTTCCTTCAACCTCTTATTTTAGATACCATATACCtcaaacctctctctctcttttctgtCTTCTTCTGAGTTATCGTAAACTTTATTACATAAATTGATGTAAACTTAATATTTAACTGTCTCtttctttcatcttcttttgttttagtgTGAAACTCTTTGCTATTGCATATGCATTGCAATTATACACCTTTTAAAATCAGAGAAGCACTATACCAATATATTTGAGTTTGCACTTCAATTCCTCCTTTTTTCAAGTGTCCACTGCTAATTTTGATTCTGATACAGGTACAAATTGGTACACACTCGTTTACTTTTGATCAAGTTTATGGAAGCACAGGATCTCCATCATCTGCCATGTTTGAAGAGTGTGTTGCTCCTCTTGTCGATGGCCTATTTCAAGGATATAATGCCACAGTTCTAGCCTATGGTCAGGTAATGCTTTTGCCATGCTGAAGGAACTGTACTTCCTACATATGGACTGCAGCCGTATACTTCGTTGCAAAGAGTGTGCAATTTGATCATGGTTGTATCATTAATTGCAGACAGGTTCAGGTAAAACGTATACAATGGGTACCAGCTTCAAAGATGGTTGCCAAACAGGACTAATTCCCCAAGCGATGAACGCTTTGTTCAGCAAGATTGAAACTCTGAAGCATCAAACAGAATTTCAATTACATGTCTCATTCATTGAGGTTTGGccttattttcctttctttcacaTGCATATAACGGATCACTAGATGTATGTCGTTCCTTATCTCCTATAGCAACCATCTAACATTTGAATCTTCTTGTGAAGATACATAAAGAAGAAGTAAGGGACTTGCTGGATCCAAGTTCCACTAACAAGTCGGAGACAACAAATGGGCACATTGGGAAACTAACAATCCCTGGAAAATCACCGATACAAATTCGTGAAACATCAAATGGTGTTATTACATTAGCAGGATCCACTGAACGTAGCGTCCAAACACTGAAAGAAATGGCTGATTGCCTGGAGCAAGGATCACTAAACAGGGCAACTGGAAGTACAAATATGAACAATCAGTCAAGGTTTAACCAGACTTGCTTAAAATTTCTTTCCCTTGTAAAAAAAGCTGAAATAATCTAAGTTTCTTTACTGCCAACATACCAGACATAGGCCTTCATAATCAATTTGCTTGTGAAATCCTGGACAACTATAGGCCATTCATTGACATTGGAGAAAAGATTAAATTTTCAagttaaatttttttgtttaagcAATTTTTGTTGCTTGAGTTTCACATTTCAACCTTTAACCTCATATATTAGACATTCTCCCTATAATACTGGAAAGCTCATTAAGTGTCTGCCTGTAGTGTAGTAGATTAAGGCCACAAACAGGAGAAAGTTCAAAGTcaaaggcaaaagttaagttctTTGGAGGATGTCGCTAATGGTTTTGGTTCCTGGATCAACGATAATATGTTGATTTTCATCCATATACCTCATATGGTGATTTGCCCTCCTGATATATTGGATTAAGTTGTTGTATGTAAATATGTAGGTGCAATGTCTATATtctttttgttcataatgtgttTTCTCACATTATGCTTCAATTGATTATGCAACTGGTTATGAATGTAATATGGAAAGTTGGCTGGGAAAATGGTCATTGAGATTTTTTGTGTAATAGATTTGATGCAAAAGTAGATGATTCAATACTCAATTATGATGGTTGCTCTGTCTCTTTCAGCCGCTCTCATGCCATTTTCACCATCACAATGGAACAGATGCATAAGCTTAACCCAATGACTCCGAGTAATGGAAATGCAAATGAGTATACAAATGAAGAATATCTTTGTGCCAAATTGCATTTGGTTGATCTTGCTGGATCAGAGCGTGCCAAAAGGACAGGTTCTGATGGTCTTCGTTTTAAGGAAGGTAAGTAAAACTCCCTTTTTAATTACTGTCTTAAGCATGTTTTTGGGTCAACATAAAAATTTATATGAAATTGTTCTACCTACAGGAGTTCACATCAACAAGGGCCTTCTAGCCCTTGGTAATGTTATTAGTGCACTTGGGGATGAGAAAAAGCGGAAAGAAGGTGTTCATGTTCCATATCGGGACAGTAAACTTACTCGGTTATTGCAGGTCTGGCATGCTGTTATTAATTATGGGCATCATATAGCTTGcatttgtttatttgcttgGAATTTGATAATAAGAAACTCACAAAGGGTATCATTAGATTGGCTTTCAATGCCTACCCTATGAAGGCTTTGTCCATTGAACATGTTGAAATGTGCTTGAACTGTATATTTTAGCCACCCGGAAGACTGTTAATTGCACAAGGTGTTGATTTTCTCATTGGAAAGACATAGTAGTACTAATCTTTAGTGTCAGAGACATCTCTTGTAGTTGGCAGAAGTATAGAACTTCCTACTTTTCATTATTATGACATGAGAGTTAGCACCTTTCACACATCTATCTCTAACTGTACCCATAATTCTCTTCCGTAATTTACTTTTGTTATCCTATGTTTGAATCATTTTAAGGAATTAATAGATAAAAAAACTGAGCGCACATGGCTCCTTCGAAAGATTTGGCTTCAAATCCTAGAACTTTCCCAGTGTTAATATCATGTGCAGTGAATTCCATGCCAAACAAATTCGTTTGTTTGTATACCACTTTTACAGTTAAAAATCAACACGTACTAAAGAGGAACCAGGAATAAGAAAGCAACAAACTGAGGCTATCCAACTTAACACGCATCAGATGTACGTTTAACTTGTGCTTAACAGGCTAAGAGGGTATCTAACTTAACATGTATCAGATGTACATTTACCTTGTGCTTAACAGGCTAAGAGGAGTTCAAATAGTCAACTCAGGTAGTCGTAGACAACCAACTTAAGGCTTAAAGGATTTTACTTTGTTTTTGGTGTGCCAATCTTCAAAAGAAATGCTCTTACATTCTATAGTCTGTTTGTTTCTCCCTCCACGTGTATTCATTGTCTAAGTTTTGGTTATTGGCAGGATTCACTTGGTGGTAATAGCAGAACCTTCATGATAGGTACTTATGCTTTCTTCGCTGTTTCGTACGCCAGATATGCTTCTGTTGCAACtaatgaaatttttttcttgctttgtaCTTATACTTTCTGAATGGACTTGCCCAGCCTGCATTAGTCCTGCTGACATAAATGCTGAGGAAACTCTGAACACTTTAAAATATGCAAATCGTGCTCGGAATATCCAAAATAAGCCAGTGGTAggttttagaaaaatttctattttcttttggtATTGACATTATCTTTCTGGAGATTACTTCTCTCTTGGTGTTGTATATGAATAGGTTTTGGTTTTCTGTTAAACAGATCAATAGAGATCCCATAACAAATGAGATGTTGAAGATGCGGCAACAGCTAGAGCTTTTGCAGGCAGAACTTTGTGCCCGCGGAGGCGGATGTTCTCCTGATGAAATACAGGTTCTTAAAATTGTGTTTCATGATAAAGTAGTTAGTTTGGCTGCTATTAATATTCTTAACAGCTGAGACCCTTGAGATTCTGTTCAATTTCTGGAGAAAAGGTCTTGATAAGAAGTAATTTTTGTAGGTTCTGAGAGAAAGGGTTGCTTGGCTTGAAGCAAATAATGAGGAACTCTGTCGTGAACTCCATGAATATCGCAGTAGATGCCCTGTGACCGAGCAATGTGAAACAAATGCTAAGGTATACAATTGAGATCACATGCTTTTATTATTGTTTTGCTTTCTCTTATCAGAAGAAATGCTTTCCTTTTTGGTGAATAAAAGCTCCTTTCTTAGTTTTGCTTATAAATTGGAAAACTTATTTTCCAGTTGGCTAGCTCCTTCTCTCTGAAAAGCGAAGGGCTTAAAAGGGGCTTGCAGAGTATGGAGTCATCTGACTATCAAATGAGTGAAAGTGGTATGATCTCTCTCATATTCTGAAGTTGTTTGAGACTTTTTCTCCATTTCTCTTGGCCTATGTATGAGCTCTAAGTAGAAACTGATTGTTCTCTTGGGTGAGTTAGTGTTCTTCACTTTTTTCTATCCAGACCAACAATCTAATTTGTTTTGGGGTCGTTTTGACACCTGGCAGGTGATTCTGGAGACATTGATGAAGAAGCAGCCAAGGAGTGGGAGCATACCCTTCTTCAAGATTCCATGGACAAAGAGTTGAATGAGCTAAATAAACGTCTGGAGCAAAAGGAGGTACCCCTTTGCAATTAATTCCATGTTGACTGATATGTTGGCAAGAGGCAATATGAGTATCTCTACAATTCTCTACGTGCTTTATGCATTTTTGTTGGGTATATTTAAACCGTCAGTATTGATACTTTtagattctttttcttttgatcttGTACTGCATTCTCCTAGTTTGCTTTTTGCCCATTCTTCCTTGATCTGGCAGTCTTTGTAAAATAACTCCAACAAGAAGAACAAAGTAGGCTTAACAGGTCCTCCCGGAAGGGATACATAGTGTTATCCTGCCTCTATTAGTTTGGGTGATGGCTGTTATACAGTAGTTTTCTCACTTTTTAGCCCGTCTAACTATGTGGTGTTTTAAAGAGCCATCTACAGGAAATTGTGAAGTTATTGAATTGCTTCTTTTGTCATGTTGAGAGTATTTTGCAATTTTCATGGTAAAAACGAACATCTGTAAACTCTTATATATTGCTTGGTGTTTTGCTTTTCCATTAGACATCAAACCGATCCCTTTATGTCGATTTGTGGTGGTGTTTTTCCATTATGTTGTTTTCTCTCATGAGTAATATTTGAGTATTCAAGTAGAGGTGATCTTATAATAACTCtctgttttacattttgcattgtaaattatttgagatatttttactgtaacactttttgtgatgtgatgtatgtgagataaaaaagtaattgggaagataaaaaggtgtattggaaattgtaatgatgatgtaagcaaatatatttgggcaAATAATTTCCTAACCAAACATACTCATTATGTTTAATCTGAACTAGTGCATGTCATGATGACTCGTCTTATGGTACCTTTTAATGGCTTTTGCAGTCTGAGATGAAACTTTTTGGAGGATTAGATGCAGTGGCTCTTAAACAACACTTTGGTAAAAAGATTATTGAACTTGAGGAAGAGAAAAGGACTGTTCAGGTGAAAAATACTACTGAATGACTTCAACTGTGCATGATATTCTAAACCCACAAAATTGATTATTTGCTTTTTCTTTCGGTGTAGCAAGAAAGAGACCGATTGTTGGCAGAAGTTGAAAACCTTGCTGCTAACTCTGATGGACAAGCTCAAAAATTGCAAGACATGCATTCCCAGAAGCTAAAATCCCTTGAAGCACAGGTCATATCTTGATGAGTGTTTCTTTCATACTGAGAATCTATTTTTTTTGTCAGTATCTGACTTCCAAAATGCTTCAAATATGTGGCCAACAGATTCAAGATCTTAAGAAGAAACAAGAGAGCCAGGTTCAGCTtctaaagcaaaaacaaaagagTGATGAGGCTGCAAAGCGACTACAAGATGAAATACAATACATTAAGGCTCAGAAGGTAGAATTGCATGTAGTCTTTCTCTTCTTCatctcccttttttttaaaaaaattcttaagAGCTAGACTGACCAAACAGTGTCTGAAACTATAGGTCCAATTACAACAAAGAATCAAACAAGAGTCCGAACAATTTCGACAGTGGAAGGCATCTCGTGAAAAGGAACTCTTGCAGGTATTACTCAAATTGGTGCTGCCTTAACATTTATGCTTTGAAGTCCTAATTTCTGATTCTGCTTCACTTGGCTTGCTGCAAGTTGGACTACCTATTTTATTAACTTGATTCGTCCAGTTCTTAAGATACTGAGATTATTTTCCCCTCTTGTAAGATTGATTATTGATTCGCTTCATTTATAACCACATAGATTATGATACATTATGCTGTGTATTAATATGCATATCCATACAATTTCAGTTGAAGAAAGAGGGAAGAAGGAACGAGTATGAAAGGCACAAGCTGCAAGCTTTGAATCAGCGTCAGAAAATGGTAGGATCTCATTTAGTCTGAAAAATGATTTTGATGCCAATTTGAAATAATCCAGATTTCTCATTTGTTTGTAACCCACAATGCAGTAATATAATATGGTGAGTGAGGTATTGGTGTTCATTGTATTTCCCACTTAAACTTCCCAAATCAGTGTTCAAATACTAAAGAGTAGAATAGAGGATACTTATCTAGTTTTCTTAACCTATTGCATCATTCCTTGAAAGGTTCACAGCTTCCTTTAAAGGTTCATTTTACATCATTGATTGTCTCTTCCTTTAAAGGTTCATTTTACATCATTGATTGTCTCTCACAAATTCTCCATCTGTTCATtgccttttaaaaaaaaaactggctAAGTACTTGTTCTTTATTTTCTAGCCATGAAGTTTTTAACATAAAAACAaatattttccaatttttgacttgtgAAATTGACAATGCATTTGAATTTCAAGGGTGAAAAAAGTCTGTGAATCTTTCTTGTTTTCCTATGTGTATATTGGGATTTCTGACAGCCCACCTTCAGTTCAAATTCTCATCTTCTAAATAAAACCATGTTTTATGTTGGATGTCCCTATTGAGTAAATTCATTTATGCGCTTTAATGGGACAAATTCATTGCAGGTTCTtcaaagaaaaacagaggaggCTGCAATGGCTACTAAAAGGCTCAAAGAGTTGCTAGAAGCACGTAAATCCTCAGGTCGTGACAACTCAGGTTGGATCTCTTTAGCTTGTGCTTAatgtttttttgtttatttaatttcaatcctttgttttctttattGAAGTAAAAAATGTTGCATATTAAGAACTCAAACAAATGGAAATTTGATAATGTACTGGTGTGATGGAACTTCTACTGGTTAATAGAATGAAATATCTTTACCACAATTTTGCTTCAAATGTGCACAGTGCTTTCTCGTTTCTCACTGCTTTGTTTTTCTTGCAGTAACTAGCAATGGAACTGGCTCCAATGGGCAGGTAATGGTCAGACCTTGCCCTCTGCATGTCATTCTTTGTATCTTTAACTTGGCAATTGTTTGATGATACCAAGTTTTGTATTCAGGGCAATGAGAAATCCTTGCAGCGCTGGCTTGACCATGAGCTAGAAGTGATGGTGAATGTTCACGAAGTACGTTATGAATACGAGAAgcagtgtcaagtgtatgtatCACTTCGATCACAACGTTGTGCTGGCATTAAAGATTATTTTTGTGGaggaaaattttcattcatttggttGCTTGTTTCCTCATCTGCAGAAGAGCAGCATTGGCAGAAGAGTTGTCTGTCTTGAGACAAGCAGATGAATTTGCATCGAAAGGAATGAGCCCTCCAAGAGTGAAAAATGGTTTATCTAGGtgtggattttttttcctttttttctttaaatttcttatttcttGGATGTTGTCCAGTATTTGATTTTGTAAGCTTGAAGTTTGTGGCTTTAAGGTTGAATTGATGCACCAATGCCTGTCATAGACTAACTATTTAATATCTTATTGGGTTCAGGGCAGCTTCAATGTCACCGAATGCAAGAATAGCAAGAATTGCTTCTCTTGAGAACATGCTAAGCATCTCATCCAACTCACTTGTAGCAATGGCTTCACAGCTTTCAGAAGCTGAAGAACGGGAGCGTGCTTTTACTAGTCGTGGACGATGGAATCAACTACGGTCCATGGGGGATGCCAAAAACTTGCTCCAGTACATGTTTAATTCTCTTGGAGATGCAAGGTTTTTTTCTACCTGCTCTAGACTTTAGCTTTTTTGCAGATTCCAtccctttttctttggcagGGCTCTGaaatttcttttataaataatcctCAAAGTTTGAATGTTAAGTGCAGTATGTCTTTAGGTGTGTTTTGTGCCAAACTACTTAACCCTGTTATATGGTGGCCTGCTTTCTTATTTTGACACCTTTCTTTACTTACTTCTTTGAGGTGCCAAACTAGAATTCATCTTTCCATTTCTATCAAATAGAAACATGATAGAAGGAACAGAATGTAGCTCCCTTAATAGCTGCCCCATATTCTTGCCTGCGACATGAATAGACTTGGTGTCTTGGTGAGCTTGAATAGCTAGCAGAAAGTATTGTTGCTCTGCAACAGTGTCAAATTTTCATTACAACACATGTTTTTCTGAAACTTTTACCATCTAAAAAGATATATCTGTCAGGCAACGAGGAATTTGACTTTCAAAACACACCTCATCATTTTCTAACGCTATTCATAGGTGCCAGTTGTGGGACAAAGAAATTGAAATCAAGGAGATGAAGGAGCAGCTCAAAGAACTTGTGGTTTTACTGCGACAGAGTGAAATTAGAAGAAAGGAAACTGAGAAGGAGCTCAAAGTTAGAGAGCAGGCGGTTGCCAGTGGATTGGCCACACCGCCGCCCGTAAGCTTCCACATTCTTGTAATAGTTTCATTTAGTTCTCCATTTCATTTGCAATGCTCCTACATGTTCCATTGGGGCTGCTTTGCCATTTTGATGGAGGGAAAAAAATTATTGACTTAAAAGATGTCACTGAATACTATTTCTGTTTATGAATCACCTCTGCGGAGCTGGTTCTGACTTCACTCGACCTTGTTGGCCTCATATTTGCATCTAATTCAACAGTTCTCATGCAAGTTACACTAGTTTCTACTGCTTTCTATCCTTCAGTTCCTTTTCTTGCTGTTATTCCTTTAAGCAGGTTTTTGATTATGTACAATTCTCCATGAACAGGCTAACTCTAACAAACACTTGGCTGATGAGATGAGCAGTCCCCTGTCTCCGATCCCTGTGCCAGCACAGAAACAGCTCAAGTATACTGCAGGCATTGCTAATGCTTCAGTAAGAGAGTCAGCAGCCTTCATGGATCAAACTCGAAAGGTTGCTTTACTGCATGTTTTCTTTTACCAGTTTACTGTCCATTTGCCTGGTTGGTTTCACACGTGGTAAGCTCGGGTTTTGCAGATGATGCCAATTGGACAGTTATCAATGAAGAAATTGGCAGTCGTCGGGCAAGGTGGGAAATTATGGAGGTGGAAGAGGAGTCATCATCAATGGCTATTACAGTTCAAATGGAAGTGGCAGAAGCCATGGAAACTCTCAGAATGGATTAGACACAGTGACGAGACTATCATGAGAGCAAGGCCTCGCCAGCAGGCTCTACCGGATATCATGTGTAGAAATAGACGGTAGTTTGTTGTTCTTGCTTGTACATTCTTCTCCTTCCCTTTTCGGCTCTCAACACATGGCACAATGAAGTACGTGGAAATGATTGCAGGTAAATTTAGCTGCTTTTCAGTcctaaaatcaagtaaatgattTCATTGTCTTTCAGGATGACTTGTATTTTGCTGACATTGCTAGACTCCCAAAAACCTATGTTATATACTTGTGGATTAATCCTTCTTTTCCCGTGCCAATTGTTCTTGTTCCTGAGTTATGGCGATGAATTTCTTACATatgcatgtatata contains the following coding sequences:
- the LOC113711773 gene encoding kinesin-like protein KIN-4A isoform X2, which translates into the protein METAAPANHSGEDKDCCVKVAVHIRPLIGDERLQGCKDCVTVVPGKPQVQIGTHSFTFDQVYGSTGSPSSAMFEECVAPLVDGLFQGYNATVLAYGQTGSGKTYTMGTSFKDGCQTGLIPQAMNALFSKIETLKHQTEFQLHVSFIEIHKEEVRDLLDPSSTNKSETTNGHIGKLTIPGKSPIQIRETSNGVITLAGSTERSVQTLKEMADCLEQGSLNRATGSTNMNNQSSRSHAIFTITMEQMHKLNPMTPSNGNANEYTNEEYLCAKLHLVDLAGSERAKRTGSDGLRFKEGVHINKGLLALGNVISALGDEKKRKEGVHVPYRDSKLTRLLQDSLGGNSRTFMIACISPADINAEETLNTLKYANRARNIQNKPVINRDPITNEMLKMRQQLELLQAELCARGGGCSPDEIQVLRERVAWLEANNEELCRELHEYRSRCPVTEQCETNAKLASSFSLKSEGLKRGLQSMESSDYQMSESGDSGDIDEEAAKEWEHTLLQDSMDKELNELNKRLEQKESEMKLFGGLDAVALKQHFGKKIIELEEEKRTVQQERDRLLAEVENLAANSDGQAQKLQDMHSQKLKSLEAQIQDLKKKQESQVQLLKQKQKSDEAAKRLQDEIQYIKAQKVQLQQRIKQESEQFRQWKASREKELLQLKKEGRRNEYERHKLQALNQRQKMVLQRKTEEAAMATKRLKELLEARKSSGRDNSVTSNGTGSNGQGNEKSLQRWLDHELEVMVNVHEVRYEYEKQCQVRAALAEELSVLRQADEFASKGMSPPRVKNGLSRAASMSPNARIARIASLENMLSISSNSLVAMASQLSEAEERERAFTSRGRWNQLRSMGDAKNLLQYMFNSLGDARCQLWDKEIEIKEMKEQLKELVVLLRQSEIRRKETEKELKVREQAVASGLATPPPANSNKHLADEMSSPLSPIPVPAQKQLKYTAGIANASVRESAAFMDQTRKMMPIGQLSMKKLAVVGQGGKLWRWKRSHHQWLLQFKWKWQKPWKLSEWIRHSDETIMRARPRQQALPDIMCRNRR
- the LOC113711773 gene encoding kinesin-like protein KIN-4A isoform X3 translates to METAAPANHSGEDKDCCVKVAVHIRPLIGDERLQGCKDCVTVVPGKPQVQIGTHSFTFDQVYGSTGSPSSAMFEECVAPLVDGLFQGYNATVLAYGQTGSGKTYTMGTSFKDGCQTGLIPQAMNALFSKIETLKHQTEFQLHVSFIEIHKEEVRDLLDPSSTNKSETTNGHIGKLTIPGKSPIQIRETSNGVITLAGSTERSVQTLKEMADCLEQGSLNRATGSTNMNNQSSRSHAIFTITMEQMHKLNPMTPSNGNANEYTNEEYLCAKLHLVDLAGSERAKRTGSDGLRFKEGVHINKGLLALGNVISALGDEKKRKEGVHVPYRDSKLTRLLQDSLGGNSRTFMIACISPADINAEETLNTLKYANRARNIQNKPVINRDPITNEMLKMRQQLELLQAELCARGGGCSPDEIQVLRERVAWLEANNEELCRELHEYRSRCPVTEQCETNAKLASSFSLKSEGLKRGLQSMESSDYQMSESGDSGDIDEEAAKEWEHTLLQDSMDKELNELNKRLEQKESEMKLFGGLDAVALKQHFGKKIIELEEEKRTVQQERDRLLAEVENLAANSDGQAQKLQDMHSQKLKSLEAQIQDLKKKQESQVQLLKQKQKSDEAAKRLQDEIQYIKAQKVQLQQRIKQESEQFRQWKASREKELLQLKKEGRRNEYERHKLQALNQRQKMVLQRKTEEAAMATKRLKELLEARKSSGRDNSVTSNGTGSNGQGNEKSLQRWLDHELEVMVNVHEVRYEYEKQCQVRAALAEELSVLRQADEFASKGMSPPRVKNGLSRAASMSPNARIARIASLENMLSISSNSLVAMASQLSEAEERERAFTSRGRWNQLRSMGDAKNLLQYMFNSLGDARCQLWDKEIEIKEMKEQLKELVVLLRQSEIRRKETEKELKVREQAVASGLATPPPVSFHILANSNKHLADEMSSPLSPIPVPAQKQLKYTAGIANASVRESAAFMDQTRKMMPIGQLSMKKLAVVGQGGKLWRWKRSHHQWLLQFKWKWQKPWKLSEWIRHSDETIMRARPRQQALPDIMCRNRR